In Vulpes lagopus strain Blue_001 chromosome 1, ASM1834538v1, whole genome shotgun sequence, a genomic segment contains:
- the CAMK1G gene encoding calcium/calmodulin-dependent protein kinase type 1G isoform X1 produces the protein MRLPVLKKIKHENIVTLEDIYESTTHYYLVMQLVSGGELFDRILERGVYTEKDASLVIQQVLSAVKYLHENGIVHRDLKPENLLYLTPEENSKIMITDFGLSKMEQSGVMSTACGTPGYVAPEVLAQKPYSKAVDCWSIGVITYILLCGYPPFYEETESKLFEKIKEGYYEFESPFWDDISESAKDFICHLLEKDPNERYTCEKALRHPWIDGNTALHRDIYPSVSLQIQKNFAKSKWRQAFNAAAVVHHMRKLHMNLHSPGIRPEVENRPPGPPASEASRPGSSEITITEAPAPDQSAPPALTRLPCQHGPRPTAPGARSLNCLVNGSLRISSSLVPMQQGPLAAGPCGCCSSCLSIGSKGKSSYCSEPTLFRKANKKQNYKSEVMVPVKAGGSSHCRAGQTGVCLIM, from the exons GATCAAGCATGAAAACATCGTGACCCTAGAGGACATCTATGAGAGCACCACTCACTACTACCTGGTCATGCAGCT TGTTTCTGGCGGGGAACTCTTTGACCGGATCCTGGAGCGGGGTGTCTACACAGAGAAGGATGCCAGCCTGGTGATCCAGCAGGTCTTGTCAGCAGTGAAATACCTCCACGAGAATGGCATCGTCCACAGAGACTTAAAG CCTGAAAACCTGCTGTACCTAACCCCTGAAGAGAATTCTAAGATCATGATCACAGATTTTGGTCTGTCCAAGATGGAACAGAGTGGGGTCATGTCCACTGCCTGTGGGACCCCCGGCTACGTGG CTCCGGAAGTGCTGGCCCAGAAACCCTACAGCAAGGCTGTGGATTGCTGGTCCATTGGCGTCATCACTTACATACT GTTGTGTGGGTATCCCCCCTtctatgaagaaactgagtctaaGCTTTTCGAGAAGATCAAGGAGGGCTACTATGAATTTGAGTCTCCATTCTGGGATGACATTTCTGAGTCAG CCAAGGATTTTATTTGCCACTTGCTGGAGAAGGACCCGAATGAACGGTACACCTGTGAGAAGGCATTGAGGCACCCCTG GATTGATGGAAACACGGCCCTCCACCGAGACATCTACCCCTCAGTCAGTCTCCAGATCCAGAAGAACTTTGCCAAGAGCAAGTGGAGG CAAGCCTTCAATGCAGCAGCCGTGGTTCACCACATGAGGAAGCTGCACATGAACCTGCACAGCCCAGGCATCCGCCCGGAGGTGGAGAACAGGCCACCCGGCCCCCCAGCCTCAGAAGCCTCGAGACCCGGCTCGTCCGAGATCACCATCACCGAGGCCCCGGCCCCGGACCAGAGTGCTCCGCCCGCTCTGACGCGGCTGCCCTGCCAGCACGGTCCCCGGCCCACGGCGCCCGGCGCCAGGTCCCTCAACTGCCTGGTCAATGGCTCGCTCCGCATCAGCAGCAGCCTGGTGCCCATGCAGCAGGGACCCCTGGCCGCCGGGCCCTGCGGCTGCTGCTCCAGCTGCCTGAGCATCGGGAGCAAAGGGAAGTCCTCCTACTGCTCCGAGCCCACGCTCTTCAGAAAAGCCAACAAAAAACA GAACTACAAATCCGAGGTCATGGTGCCCGTGAAAGCCGGTGGCAGTTCCCACTGCCGGGCGGGGCAGACCGGAGTCTGTCTCATTATGTGA